The following coding sequences are from one Zalophus californianus isolate mZalCal1 chromosome 15, mZalCal1.pri.v2, whole genome shotgun sequence window:
- the LOC113923347 gene encoding 40S ribosomal protein S19-like yields the protein MPVVTVKDMNQQEFVRALAAFLKKSGKLKVPEWVDTVKLTKHKELAPYNDNWFYTRTASTARHLYLQGGAGVGSMTKTYGGRQRNGVMPSHFSRGSKSVACRVLQALEGLKMVEKDQDRGCKLTPQGQRDLDRIGQVAAANKKH from the coding sequence ATGCCTGTGGTTACTGTAAAAGACATGAACCAGCAGGAGTTTGTCAGAGCTCTGGCAGCCTTCCTCAAAAAGTCTGGGAAGCTGAAAGTCCCTGAATGGGTGGACACTGTCAAGCTGACCAAGCATAAAGAGCTTGCTCCCTACAATGACAACTGGTTCTACACACGAACTGCTTCCACAGCACGGCACCTGTACCTCCAGGGTGGCGCTGGGGTTGGCTCCATGACCAAGACCTATGGGGGACGTCAGAGAAATGGGGTCATGCCCAGCCATTTCAGTAGAGGCTCCAAGAGCGTGGCTTGCAGGGTCCTCCAAGCCCTAGAAGGGCTGAAAATGGTGGAAAAGGACCAAGATAGGGGCTGCAAACTGACACCTCAGGGACAGAGAGATCTGGACAGAATTGGACAGGTGGCAGCTGCCAACAAGAAGCATTAG